The proteins below are encoded in one region of Amycolatopsis magusensis:
- a CDS encoding HAD family hydrolase, whose product MTQTSTVDGPGAGTPIAAVLWDMDGTLVDTEKLWDVALYEVAQWLGGELTEAQRATLVGSNMETTTRFLLGTLGKPDTPELRADIASWIRTRTAALFGDALPWRPGAHEALTAVRAAGIPSALVTSTERELTELALNTIGREFFDVTVCGDEVGGRNKPDPEPYLLAARLLGVDPARCVAVEDSPPGTESAVAAGCTVLVVPNDVAVDPGPRRVFKETLVGLSPADLADLLG is encoded by the coding sequence GTGACGCAGACGTCCACAGTGGACGGGCCGGGGGCCGGAACACCGATCGCCGCGGTGCTCTGGGACATGGACGGCACCCTGGTCGACACCGAGAAGCTGTGGGACGTCGCGTTGTACGAGGTCGCGCAGTGGCTGGGCGGCGAGCTCACCGAGGCGCAGCGGGCCACCCTGGTGGGGTCCAACATGGAGACCACCACCCGGTTCCTGCTGGGCACGCTGGGCAAACCGGACACCCCGGAGCTGCGCGCGGACATCGCCTCGTGGATCCGCACCCGTACCGCCGCGTTGTTCGGCGACGCGCTGCCGTGGCGGCCGGGTGCGCACGAGGCACTGACCGCGGTGCGCGCGGCGGGCATCCCCTCGGCGCTGGTGACCTCCACCGAACGGGAGCTGACCGAGCTCGCGCTGAACACGATCGGCCGGGAGTTCTTCGACGTCACCGTCTGCGGGGACGAGGTCGGCGGCCGCAACAAGCCGGACCCGGAGCCCTACCTGCTGGCCGCGCGCCTGCTCGGCGTGGACCCGGCGCGCTGCGTGGCGGTGGAGGACTCCCCGCCGGGCACCGAATCGGCGGTGGCCGCGGGCTGCACGGTGCTGGTGGTGCCGAACGACGTGGCCGTGGACCCGGGGCCGCGGCGGGTGTTCAAGGAGACGCTGGTCGGCCTGAGCCCGGCGGACCTGGCGGATCTGCTGGGCTGA
- a CDS encoding class I SAM-dependent DNA methyltransferase has protein sequence MENRRSLEKLQIRLPERPEEIDQDAEYCSVLLDGEWADIRFHDYDRIYRVHGLYEQLFHEILDCRSPDVIAKLLKEQLQRDGYDAEGLRVLDLGAGNGLVGEQLRTIGVGHLVGADIIPEAAEAARRERPEVYDAYHVGDVTAPSEEVAAALTAAEFNTMVCVAALGYSDIPPSAFRAAFNLVRDGGWIAFTIKDRFLTEEDTSGFAGFIKTCQDNGVLEVRASERYRHRLNISGEPLHYVAVIGTKHADIPAEFLT, from the coding sequence ATGGAGAACCGACGATCACTGGAGAAGCTGCAGATCAGGTTGCCGGAGCGGCCCGAGGAAATCGACCAGGACGCCGAGTACTGCTCGGTTCTCCTCGACGGTGAATGGGCCGACATCCGTTTTCACGACTACGACCGGATTTACCGCGTTCACGGTCTGTACGAGCAGTTGTTCCACGAAATTCTCGATTGCCGCTCCCCGGACGTCATCGCCAAGCTGCTCAAGGAGCAGTTGCAGCGGGACGGTTACGACGCGGAAGGACTGCGGGTGCTCGACCTCGGCGCGGGCAACGGCCTGGTCGGCGAGCAGCTGCGCACCATCGGGGTCGGCCACCTGGTCGGCGCCGACATCATCCCCGAAGCGGCCGAGGCGGCGCGACGGGAACGACCCGAGGTCTACGACGCCTACCACGTGGGCGACGTGACGGCTCCGTCCGAAGAGGTCGCCGCGGCACTGACCGCGGCGGAGTTCAACACCATGGTCTGCGTGGCCGCACTGGGCTATTCGGACATCCCGCCGAGCGCGTTCCGCGCGGCGTTCAACCTGGTCCGTGACGGTGGCTGGATCGCCTTCACGATCAAGGACCGGTTCCTCACCGAAGAGGACACCTCCGGTTTCGCCGGGTTCATCAAGACCTGCCAGGACAACGGTGTCCTCGAGGTCCGCGCTTCGGAGCGCTACCGGCACCGGCTCAACATCAGCGGCGAGCCACTGCACTACGTGGCCGTGATCGGCACCAAGCACGCCGACATCCCCGCGGAATTCCTCACCTAG
- a CDS encoding phosphoribosyl-ATP diphosphatase: MKTFDELFSELAERARTRPAGSGTVTALDAGVHAQGKKVLEEAGEVWIAAEHESDERLAEEISQLLYRVQVLMLGRGLSTEDVYRYL, encoded by the coding sequence GTGAAGACCTTCGATGAGCTGTTCTCGGAGCTGGCCGAGCGCGCCCGCACCAGGCCCGCCGGATCGGGCACGGTGACCGCGCTGGACGCCGGTGTGCACGCCCAGGGCAAGAAGGTGCTCGAGGAAGCGGGCGAGGTGTGGATCGCCGCCGAGCACGAGTCCGACGAGCGGCTCGCCGAGGAGATCTCGCAGCTGCTCTACCGCGTCCAGGTGCTCATGCTCGGCCGCGGTTTGTCCACAGAGGACGTCTACCGGTACCTGTAG
- the hisG gene encoding ATP phosphoribosyltransferase, with translation MLRVAVPNKGALAGPASEMLGEAGYRQRHEQRDLTVLDPANEVEFFFLRPKDIPIYVGSGELDLGITGRDLALDSGAPVAEKLALGFGGSTFRYAAPAGREWQPADLQGKRLATSYPRLVRDDLARQGIEAEVIRLDGAVEISIQLGVADAVADVVGSGRTLRQHNLVAFGEPICKSEAVLVQREDGPDTKAKAQLAARLRGVVFAQHYMMLDYDCPRSLLDTAIAITPGLESPTVAPLADQDWVAVRAMVPRKEVNRIMDELAEAGAKAVLASDIRSCRL, from the coding sequence GTGCTGCGTGTCGCTGTGCCGAACAAGGGAGCGCTGGCCGGGCCCGCCTCCGAGATGCTCGGTGAGGCGGGGTACCGGCAGCGACATGAGCAGCGCGACCTGACCGTGCTCGACCCGGCCAACGAGGTCGAGTTCTTCTTCCTCCGGCCCAAGGACATCCCGATCTACGTCGGTTCCGGCGAGCTGGACCTCGGGATCACCGGCCGGGACCTGGCGCTGGATTCCGGCGCGCCGGTGGCGGAGAAGCTCGCGCTCGGCTTCGGCGGGTCGACCTTCCGCTACGCCGCGCCCGCCGGTCGCGAGTGGCAGCCCGCGGACCTGCAGGGCAAGCGGCTGGCCACCTCGTACCCGCGGCTGGTGCGCGACGACCTCGCGCGCCAGGGCATCGAGGCCGAGGTGATCCGGCTCGACGGCGCCGTGGAGATCTCCATCCAGCTCGGCGTGGCTGACGCGGTGGCCGACGTGGTCGGCTCCGGCCGGACCCTGCGCCAGCACAACCTGGTGGCCTTCGGGGAGCCGATCTGCAAGTCCGAGGCGGTGCTGGTGCAGCGCGAGGACGGGCCGGACACCAAGGCCAAGGCCCAGCTCGCGGCCCGGCTGCGCGGGGTGGTCTTCGCCCAGCACTACATGATGCTGGACTACGACTGCCCGCGGTCGCTGCTGGACACCGCGATCGCGATCACCCCGGGCCTGGAGTCGCCGACGGTGGCGCCGCTGGCCGATCAGGACTGGGTGGCCGTGCGCGCGATGGTGCCGCGCAAGGAGGTCAACCGGATCATGGACGAGCTGGCCGAGGCCGGGGCCAAGGCGGTTCTGGCGTCGGACATCCGCTCCTGCCGGCTCTGA
- a CDS encoding AEC family transporter, which yields MGGALTAFAPIWALTGLGYLLSRFGVLGERADAVLTRLAFQVAMPAVLFSTLIGTPFSALADRGLLAFVVGTAVIALLAFTLSTWVFRRRRAERTLSAAAASYVNAGNLGIPVALQVLGSSSFIVAVLLFQSLLMMPSMLAAIESDVPRDDGPRWRRLVLLPVRNPVIAASMLGLLVGGIGIPLPAVVLEPIHTLGDAGVACALLVLGMSLRGDQAVTGPPGERRRAELVVVVLLKALVQPGVTLGVGLLLGLSGPSLFAAVLCSALPTAQNVFIASSQYAVDVRFVRNCVLISTLLSMGSLTLIAWLLGGAVA from the coding sequence GTGGGCGGCGCGCTCACCGCGTTCGCGCCGATCTGGGCGCTGACCGGGCTCGGGTACCTGCTGAGCCGGTTCGGGGTGCTCGGTGAGCGCGCGGACGCGGTGCTCACCCGGCTCGCCTTCCAGGTGGCGATGCCCGCGGTGCTGTTCAGCACGCTGATCGGCACGCCGTTCTCGGCGCTGGCCGATCGCGGGCTGCTGGCCTTCGTGGTCGGCACCGCGGTCATCGCGCTGCTCGCGTTCACGCTGTCGACCTGGGTGTTCCGCCGCCGTCGTGCCGAGCGCACGCTGTCGGCGGCCGCGGCGAGCTACGTGAACGCGGGCAACCTCGGCATCCCGGTGGCGTTGCAGGTGCTGGGCAGCTCGTCGTTCATCGTGGCGGTGCTGCTGTTCCAGTCGCTGCTGATGATGCCGTCGATGCTGGCCGCCATCGAGTCGGACGTGCCGCGCGACGACGGCCCGCGCTGGCGGCGGCTGGTGCTGCTGCCGGTGCGGAACCCGGTGATCGCGGCGTCCATGCTGGGCCTGCTGGTCGGCGGCATCGGCATCCCGCTGCCCGCGGTGGTGCTGGAGCCGATCCACACCCTCGGCGACGCCGGTGTGGCGTGCGCGCTGCTGGTGCTGGGCATGTCGTTGCGTGGCGACCAGGCCGTCACCGGGCCGCCGGGGGAGCGCCGCCGGGCGGAGCTGGTGGTCGTGGTGCTGCTCAAGGCGCTGGTGCAGCCGGGCGTCACGCTCGGGGTGGGCCTGCTGCTCGGGCTGAGCGGGCCGTCGTTGTTCGCCGCGGTGCTCTGCTCGGCGCTGCCCACCGCGCAGAACGTGTTCATCGCGTCGAGCCAGTACGCCGTCGACGTCCGGTTCGTCCGGAACTGCGTGCTGATCTCGACCCTGTTGTCGATGGGCTCCCTGACCCTGATCGCCTGGCTGCTGGGCGGGGCGGTGGCTTAG
- a CDS encoding ParA family protein has product MQITSVVNQKGGVGKTALSVGAAAALAEQGRRVLLIDLDPQGHATTEMLGLPEAPAHRPSMAKALTKMWKGPVEDLIVSHPRSNIGRGGAFDVIPTSPGMFDLIRRLDQFRVPGWQLARVIQFANYEHVIIDCPPALDVLTNNALTATHGILVPVQPDRTSIRALRLLNDQLNYVQQLVGRDPITYFGLVPGLYRRPMSTYAVTAMHELQTFGIPMLAHVPLGVVMNEAAIRGIPVTTFAPETAQAVAFHQIARALEDRRQSQPVATLVPAETEFVFEDFITEVAHTRNVNDSGARKKLYDLMPKRPRPPR; this is encoded by the coding sequence ATGCAGATCACCTCGGTGGTCAACCAGAAAGGCGGGGTCGGCAAGACCGCGCTCAGTGTCGGCGCGGCCGCCGCCCTCGCCGAGCAGGGCCGCCGGGTCCTGCTCATCGACCTCGACCCGCAGGGTCACGCCACCACGGAGATGCTCGGCCTGCCGGAGGCACCGGCGCACCGGCCCAGCATGGCCAAGGCGCTGACCAAGATGTGGAAGGGCCCGGTCGAGGACCTGATCGTCAGCCACCCGCGCAGCAACATCGGCCGCGGTGGCGCCTTCGACGTCATCCCGACCTCGCCGGGCATGTTCGACCTGATCCGGCGGCTGGACCAGTTCCGGGTGCCGGGCTGGCAGCTGGCCAGGGTGATCCAGTTCGCCAACTACGAGCACGTGATCATCGACTGCCCGCCCGCACTGGACGTGCTGACGAACAACGCGCTCACCGCCACGCACGGCATCCTGGTGCCGGTCCAGCCCGACCGCACCAGCATCCGCGCGCTGCGGCTGCTCAACGACCAGCTCAACTACGTGCAGCAGCTCGTCGGCCGCGACCCGATCACCTACTTCGGCCTGGTCCCCGGCCTGTACCGGCGGCCGATGTCGACCTACGCGGTGACCGCGATGCACGAGCTGCAGACCTTCGGCATCCCGATGCTGGCGCACGTGCCGCTGGGCGTGGTGATGAACGAGGCCGCGATCCGCGGCATCCCGGTGACCACCTTCGCCCCGGAGACCGCGCAGGCGGTGGCCTTCCACCAGATCGCCAGGGCGCTGGAGGACCGGCGGCAGAGCCAGCCGGTGGCCACCCTGGTGCCCGCCGAAACGGAGTTCGTCTTCGAGGACTTCATCACCGAGGTGGCGCACACGCGCAACGTCAACGACAGCGGGGCGCGGAAGAAGCTCTACGACCTGATGCCGAAGCGCCCGAGGCCACCCCGCTAA
- a CDS encoding thioesterase family protein, producing MTTFYEPLGDGRFSPTEHTAGPWTPGTQHFGPPSALLVRALEEVPLAHASRLARVTVEILGPAPLTELTVRSRLDRPGRSVELLSAELSAGEKVVARASAWRLATSDSTEVIAGGAEPLPPPETAEPAPWPEHWAGGDFGYLAATEWRAVRGSMAEPGPATVWARQRVALVGGEKPSPLQRLFAVADSGNGVSNYLDPRQWWFINTELTVHIQREPDGEWIGLDALTVVGPDGIGTATSRLHDPGGQVATGAQALLVRPR from the coding sequence ATGACCACGTTCTACGAGCCGCTCGGCGACGGGCGGTTCTCCCCCACCGAGCACACCGCCGGCCCGTGGACGCCCGGCACGCAGCACTTCGGCCCGCCGTCGGCGCTGCTGGTCCGGGCGCTCGAGGAGGTTCCGCTCGCGCACGCGAGCCGGCTGGCCAGGGTGACCGTGGAGATCCTCGGCCCGGCGCCGCTGACCGAGCTGACCGTGCGGTCCCGGCTGGACCGGCCGGGGCGCTCGGTCGAACTGCTCTCCGCCGAACTGAGCGCGGGCGAGAAGGTGGTCGCGCGGGCGTCGGCCTGGCGGCTGGCCACTTCGGACAGCACCGAGGTGATCGCCGGGGGCGCCGAGCCGCTGCCCCCGCCGGAGACCGCCGAGCCCGCCCCGTGGCCGGAGCACTGGGCAGGCGGTGACTTCGGGTACCTCGCGGCCACCGAGTGGCGGGCGGTCCGCGGCTCGATGGCCGAGCCGGGACCGGCCACGGTGTGGGCGCGCCAGCGTGTCGCGCTGGTCGGCGGCGAGAAGCCGAGCCCGCTGCAGCGGCTGTTCGCGGTGGCCGACTCCGGCAACGGCGTGTCCAACTACCTGGACCCGCGGCAGTGGTGGTTCATCAACACCGAGCTCACCGTGCACATCCAGCGGGAACCCGACGGCGAGTGGATCGGGCTGGACGCGCTGACGGTGGTCGGGCCGGACGGCATCGGCACCGCCACCAGCCGGCTGCACGACCCCGGCGGGCAGGTCGCCACCGGGGCGCAGGCGCTGCTGGTGCGGCCCCGCTGA
- a CDS encoding RecB family exonuclease: protein MSAPLPTANAEADAVPEVRRRPALSPSRASDFKQCPLLYRFRAVDKLPETPTKAQLRGTLVHSVLEKLFALPQAERQRDRAQELLGPAWTDMSEQLRPEWMQLFGEDQGDVDAWLRSAGKLVDAYFQLEDPTRLEPEACELHVETELGSGVLLRGYIDRLDVAPTGEIRVVDYKTGAAPREIGEAKALFQMKFYAVVLWRLRGVVPRQLKLMYLTDGQSLAYAPDEPELRRFERTLEAIWQAILKAGKTGDFRPNPSKLCGWCDHQAHCPSFGGTPPEYPGWPEPDPGEETPLDRAD from the coding sequence ATGTCAGCGCCCCTGCCGACCGCGAACGCCGAAGCCGATGCCGTGCCCGAGGTGCGCCGCCGTCCCGCGCTGTCCCCGTCGAGAGCCAGCGACTTCAAGCAGTGCCCGCTGCTCTACCGGTTCCGCGCGGTGGACAAGCTGCCCGAGACGCCGACGAAGGCGCAGCTGCGGGGCACCCTGGTGCACTCGGTGCTGGAGAAGCTGTTCGCCCTGCCCCAGGCCGAACGGCAACGGGACCGGGCCCAGGAGCTGCTCGGCCCGGCCTGGACGGACATGTCCGAGCAGCTGCGCCCGGAGTGGATGCAGTTGTTCGGCGAGGACCAGGGCGATGTCGACGCCTGGCTGCGCTCGGCGGGCAAGCTGGTCGACGCCTACTTCCAGCTGGAGGACCCGACCCGCCTGGAGCCGGAGGCCTGCGAGCTGCACGTGGAGACCGAACTGGGCTCCGGCGTGCTCCTGCGTGGCTACATCGACCGGCTCGACGTGGCGCCCACCGGGGAGATCCGGGTGGTCGACTACAAGACCGGCGCCGCGCCGCGGGAGATCGGCGAGGCCAAGGCGCTGTTCCAGATGAAGTTCTACGCGGTGGTGCTGTGGCGGCTGCGCGGGGTGGTGCCGCGCCAGCTCAAGCTGATGTACCTGACCGACGGCCAGTCGCTGGCCTACGCGCCGGACGAGCCCGAGCTGCGCCGGTTCGAGCGCACCCTGGAAGCCATCTGGCAGGCGATCCTCAAGGCGGGCAAGACCGGGGACTTCCGGCCGAACCCGAGCAAGCTCTGCGGCTGGTGCGACCACCAGGCGCACTGCCCCTCGTTCGGCGGCACGCCCCCGGAGTACCCGGGCTGGCCGGAACCGGACCCCGGCGAGGAGACCCCACTGGATCGGGCGGACTGA
- a CDS encoding site-2 protease family protein, which translates to MLLFRVDGVPVLLAPSWWVGSLLVVVLYAPLVERLLPGAGPVTSWTLAAAFAVLLGLSVLAHELGHCVVALRLGIPVRRLRLFLLGGLSEVARTPRKPGQEGLVAAAGPVVSILLAGFCALLLLAVPEGGAAWLLVAQCAVANLAVAVFNLLPGLPLDGGRMLRAGVWAVTGTRSTGTKAAVFGGGAVAVGLLVWAIWGLAGDSDDKWLRLGVCVVTAWFVAMGASAELAAETRRGWPDGLEIADLVRPVLQLPAESPVSDALAASAGRGVVLVRADGVAAGLLDANAAERLAAQSPQSPAELAAEPIRAESVLLLSEPGDDIAERVRETAAWQFLVVDDEGRPAGVLRREDLRAAMSGRRPG; encoded by the coding sequence CTGCTGCTGTTCCGCGTCGACGGGGTGCCGGTGCTGCTGGCGCCGTCGTGGTGGGTCGGCTCGCTGCTCGTGGTGGTGCTCTACGCGCCGCTGGTCGAGCGGCTGCTGCCCGGCGCGGGCCCGGTCACCTCGTGGACCCTCGCCGCGGCCTTCGCCGTGCTGCTGGGCCTGTCCGTGCTCGCCCACGAACTGGGCCACTGCGTGGTCGCGCTGCGGCTGGGCATCCCGGTCCGGCGGCTGCGGTTGTTCCTGCTCGGCGGGCTGTCCGAGGTGGCGAGAACTCCGCGCAAGCCCGGGCAGGAAGGGCTGGTCGCCGCGGCCGGCCCGGTGGTGTCGATCCTGCTCGCCGGGTTCTGCGCGCTGCTGCTGCTCGCCGTGCCGGAGGGCGGCGCGGCCTGGCTGCTGGTGGCGCAGTGCGCGGTGGCGAACCTCGCGGTCGCGGTGTTCAACCTGCTGCCCGGCCTGCCGCTGGACGGCGGGCGGATGCTGCGTGCCGGGGTCTGGGCGGTGACCGGCACCCGGTCCACCGGGACCAAGGCCGCGGTCTTCGGCGGTGGCGCGGTGGCCGTCGGCCTGCTGGTGTGGGCCATCTGGGGCCTGGCGGGCGACAGCGACGACAAGTGGCTGCGGCTGGGTGTGTGCGTGGTGACGGCCTGGTTCGTCGCCATGGGGGCCAGTGCCGAACTGGCCGCCGAGACCCGGCGCGGCTGGCCCGACGGGCTGGAGATCGCCGACCTGGTGCGCCCGGTGCTGCAGCTGCCCGCGGAAAGCCCGGTGTCCGACGCGCTGGCCGCCTCGGCGGGCCGTGGCGTGGTGCTGGTGCGCGCGGACGGGGTGGCCGCCGGGCTGCTCGACGCGAACGCCGCCGAGCGGCTGGCCGCGCAGTCACCGCAGTCACCGGCGGAGCTGGCCGCCGAGCCTATCCGGGCCGAATCGGTGCTGCTGCTGTCCGAACCGGGCGACGACATCGCCGAGCGCGTGCGGGAGACGGCCGCCTGGCAGTTCCTGGTGGTCGACGACGAAGGCAGGCCCGCCGGCGTGCTCCGGCGGGAGGACCTGCGGGCGGCGATGAGCGGGCGGCGTCCCGGCTGA
- a CDS encoding tRNA (adenine-N1)-methyltransferase has translation MASAGGPFRVGDRVQLTDPKGRHYTMVLAEGGEYHTHRGALAHDHVIGQPEGSIIVSAGGTSYLALRPLLPDYVLSMPRGAQVIYPKDAAQIVMWGDIFPGARVLEAGAGSGALTCSLLRAVGSEGSVTSFEVRDDHAEHAVKNVERFFGERPANWHLTIGDVAEHTGEVDRVVLDMLAPWDVLPAVRRNLVPGGVLTVYVATVTQLSRITEALREQQCWTEPESWETLMRPWHVVGLAVRPDHRMVAHTAFLLTARRLADGVTPLKLKRRPSKG, from the coding sequence GTGGCGTCGGCAGGGGGCCCGTTCCGGGTTGGTGATCGGGTGCAGCTGACGGACCCGAAGGGGCGGCACTACACCATGGTGCTGGCCGAAGGCGGCGAGTACCACACCCATCGCGGCGCACTGGCGCACGACCACGTGATCGGGCAGCCGGAGGGGTCGATCATCGTCTCCGCGGGCGGGACCTCGTACCTGGCGCTGCGGCCGCTGCTGCCGGACTACGTGCTGTCCATGCCGCGCGGCGCGCAGGTGATCTACCCGAAGGACGCCGCGCAGATCGTCATGTGGGGCGACATCTTCCCGGGCGCGCGGGTGCTGGAAGCCGGTGCCGGTTCGGGCGCGCTGACCTGCTCGCTGCTGCGGGCCGTGGGGTCCGAAGGCAGCGTCACCTCCTTCGAGGTCCGCGACGACCACGCCGAGCACGCGGTGAAGAACGTGGAGCGCTTCTTCGGGGAGCGCCCGGCGAACTGGCACCTGACCATCGGCGACGTGGCCGAGCACACCGGTGAGGTCGACCGGGTGGTGCTGGACATGCTGGCGCCCTGGGACGTGCTGCCCGCCGTGCGGCGGAACCTCGTGCCCGGGGGCGTGCTGACCGTCTACGTGGCGACGGTGACGCAGCTGTCGCGGATCACCGAGGCGCTGCGGGAGCAGCAGTGCTGGACCGAACCGGAGTCGTGGGAGACGCTGATGCGCCCGTGGCACGTGGTCGGCCTGGCCGTGCGGCCGGACCACCGGATGGTCGCGCACACCGCCTTCCTGCTCACCGCGCGACGGCTGGCGGACGGGGTTACGCCGTTGAAGCTGAAGCGTCGGCCGAGCAAGGGGTGA
- the arc gene encoding proteasome ATPase has protein sequence MQHDLPGGRPEDADPSESSGAGNTSDEQARQVRFLEEEVALLRRKLTDSPRQNRVLEQRLAEASERVSQLTERNNKLVETLREARGQLLALREEVDRLAQPPSGYGVFLAAFEDGTVDVFTSGRKMRVSVSPAVEVETLRRGQALRLNEALTVVEGGGYEQTGEVCALREVLAPEVTGGSSRALVVGHADEERVVFLSDPLAEQTLKPGDSLLVDSKAGYAYERVPKAEVEDLVLEEVPDVSYEDIGGLGRQIEQIRDAVELPFLHSDLYLEYQLRPPKGVLLYGPPGCGKTLIAKAVANSLAKKVALARGDDPGDGSEAKSYFLNIKGPELLNKFVGETERHIRLIFQRAREKASEGTPVIVFFDEMDSIFRTRGSGVSSDVETTIVPQLLSEIDGVEGLENVIVIGASNREDMIDPAILRPGRLDVKIKIERPDAEGAKDIFSKYLAEGLPIHADDLAEFGGDPKATFDAMIQHTVERMYEESDENRFLEVTYANGDKEVLYFRDFNSGAMIQNIVDRAKKAAIKSVLETKQPGLRVQHLLDAIVDEFAENEDLPNTTNPDDWARISGKKGERIVYIRTLVTGKNQDSGRAIDTATNTGQYL, from the coding sequence ATGCAACACGACCTTCCCGGAGGTCGGCCGGAGGATGCCGACCCATCAGAATCGAGTGGAGCTGGGAACACGTCGGATGAGCAGGCACGACAGGTCCGTTTCCTGGAAGAGGAAGTGGCACTGCTGCGCCGGAAGCTGACCGATTCACCGCGCCAGAACCGGGTGCTCGAGCAGCGGCTGGCCGAGGCGTCGGAACGGGTCAGTCAGCTGACCGAAAGAAATAACAAACTGGTTGAGACGCTGCGCGAGGCGCGGGGCCAGTTGCTCGCGCTGCGTGAGGAAGTCGACCGCCTCGCCCAGCCGCCGAGCGGATATGGAGTATTCCTGGCGGCCTTCGAGGACGGCACGGTCGACGTGTTCACCTCCGGCCGGAAGATGCGCGTGTCGGTTTCCCCCGCGGTCGAGGTGGAGACGCTGCGACGCGGGCAGGCGCTGCGCCTGAACGAGGCGCTGACCGTGGTCGAGGGTGGCGGCTACGAGCAGACCGGTGAGGTGTGCGCGCTCCGCGAGGTGCTCGCCCCCGAGGTCACCGGTGGCAGCTCGCGGGCGCTCGTGGTCGGGCACGCGGACGAGGAGCGGGTGGTCTTCCTCTCCGACCCGCTGGCCGAGCAGACGCTCAAGCCGGGCGACTCGCTGCTGGTCGACTCCAAGGCCGGCTACGCCTACGAGCGGGTGCCGAAAGCCGAGGTCGAGGACCTCGTGCTGGAGGAGGTCCCCGATGTCAGCTACGAGGACATCGGCGGGCTCGGGCGGCAGATCGAGCAGATCCGCGACGCGGTGGAGCTGCCCTTCCTGCACTCGGACCTGTACCTGGAGTACCAGTTGCGGCCGCCGAAGGGCGTGCTGCTCTACGGCCCGCCGGGTTGCGGGAAGACGCTCATCGCCAAGGCGGTGGCGAACTCCCTGGCCAAGAAGGTCGCGCTGGCCAGGGGCGACGATCCGGGCGACGGCTCGGAAGCGAAGTCCTACTTCCTCAACATCAAGGGCCCGGAGCTGCTGAACAAGTTCGTCGGGGAGACCGAGCGGCACATCCGCCTGATCTTCCAGCGGGCGCGCGAGAAGGCTTCCGAGGGCACGCCGGTGATCGTGTTCTTCGACGAGATGGACTCGATCTTCCGCACCCGCGGCAGCGGGGTGTCCTCCGACGTGGAGACCACCATCGTGCCGCAGCTGCTGTCCGAGATCGACGGTGTCGAGGGGCTGGAGAACGTCATCGTCATCGGCGCCTCCAACCGCGAGGACATGATCGACCCGGCGATCCTGCGGCCGGGCCGGCTGGACGTGAAGATCAAGATCGAGCGTCCGGACGCCGAGGGTGCCAAGGACATCTTCTCGAAGTACCTGGCCGAGGGGCTGCCCATCCACGCCGACGACCTCGCCGAGTTCGGCGGGGACCCGAAGGCGACCTTCGACGCGATGATCCAGCACACCGTCGAGCGGATGTACGAGGAAAGCGACGAGAACCGGTTCCTCGAGGTGACCTACGCCAACGGGGACAAGGAGGTGCTCTACTTCCGCGACTTCAACTCGGGCGCGATGATCCAGAACATCGTGGACCGGGCGAAGAAGGCGGCGATCAAGTCGGTGCTGGAGACCAAGCAGCCCGGCCTGCGCGTGCAGCACCTGCTGGACGCGATCGTCGACGAGTTCGCGGAGAACGAGGACCTGCCGAACACCACGAACCCGGACGACTGGGCCCGGATCTCCGGCAAGAAGGGCGAGCGGATCGTCTACATCCGCACGCTGGTCACCGGCAAGAACCAGGACTCCGGTCGGGCGATCGACACGGCGACGAACACCGGGCAATATTTGTAG